Within the Clostridium scatologenes genome, the region TACCAACAAAAGTTCCAGACCAACCAGAAGCAACAGCACTTGCTGCAACTAAATACTCAGCTGTTAAACACCAGCCTATTAACATTGCAATAAATTCACCAAAAGTAATATAAGCATAAGAATAAGTACTTCCTGACACAGGAAACATTGTTGCAAGTTCTATATAGCATAGTCCACAAAGAGTTGCTACCATACCAGCAATAAGAAATGAAATAATAATTCCTGGACCTGCCATGTGAGCGCCTTCACCTGTAGCAACAAAAATTCCTACACCTACTACTGCACCAACACCAAGAGCTGCTATATCCTTGGCTTTAAGATTTTTCTTTAAACCAGTTCTTTTTACCCCATCCATTAACTGTTCTAAAGATTTTTTTTTAAAAATTTTCATAAAAGAGCCCCCTTAAAAATTTAGTTAAATATTAAATTGTCAATGTACAATTTAAAAGTATTAAATTATTCATATCACAGTTTAGCAATATACAGTTTAATAGTATACAGTGTGGCAATGAATAATATTTATATTATATAAAACTTTTAAGAAAAATGAAAGTTTAAATTTTATTATTTTTTTAAAATAAATTAAAAATAATCATTATATCTTTATAATATTAATATTTTTGACTATATAATTTTTTTAAATTTTAAAATAATATATTAAGAAATAAGAAATTTCAGTATATTGTAAGGGTTTTCATATGATATAAGTTTAGTTTAAATATGAATAAATAAATGTTATATAAATATAATAATAAAATTCAAAAAGAAATATAAAATTCTAACTAGTGGTGAAATTGAAATAAATAAACCTTTTATATTCAATTGAACATATAATTATTTTGATCAAAATTTAAAAATTAATAGTGAAAAATAGTTGGTAAAAGTTTTTTTTTTAATATATAGTTTGTGAGACAAAAATTATGGTAAAATAGCAACTGGGAAAACTTTATCAACAAATGATATTAAAATAAGGAGAAAATAAGAAATGATAAAATTATTTTGGTATAGTTATTTTGGAATTTATCTTTTAATTAAGAGTATTGTAACTAAGATAGATTTGCTATTTTTAACAAAAAAATCACAAGAAGCAATTGATGAATGTGTATATAAAAGATCAAAGGAAATATCTGATCACCTTTTAAAGAAGTCTAAAACTATTAGTATTGTTAAGGGAAAAGGAAATATTCCGCAAGGACCTTGTGTTTTTGTATCTAATCATCAAGCAATTTTTGACTGTTTTCTTATATATTCAAATGTATGTAGGTTATCAGGATTTATTGCTAAAAAGGAAATAGAAAAGTATCCTTTAGTTAGTAACTGGTTAAATGTAATGCACTCTGTATATATTGATAGAAAAAATGTTAGAGAAGGAATGAAAGCTATCAATAAAGGAATAGAAAATTTAAAAAGTGGATATTCAATAATTATTTTTCCAGAGGGTACAAGAAGTCTAGAATCAAAAATGGGTGAATTTAAAAAGGGAAGTATGAAACTGGCCATTAAAGCCAATGTACCTATTGTACCAATTACTGTAGATGGTACTTATAAAGTTTTGGAAGTTGGAAATAAGGTAAGAGGAAATGAAGTTAAAATAATGATTCATGAACCTGTATATGTAGATAAGCTATCAGAAGAAGAAAAGAAGAACTTATCAAATATATTACATGATATTGTTGAAAATGGCCTTAAGGATTTAAGAGTTTAAAATAGATATATTATTTAGATATATTATAACTTATTTTATAGAAATTCATAAGTATTATTTATTAAAACAATAAAGTTCTAGTGGCAAGTATTTTTGCCATAGAGCTTTATTATTTTAATAAGTAATATTATAGATTAATTAACAGATATTTACATAAATATAATTAGGGATTATAATAGAAATGGACTAACTAGTTAGTATAAGATAATAATCATTTTTAATAGGAACATGTTTTTTTAATATTTATTTTTAACCTTTAAATGCAAAATTGTAATAACTTAAAGGAGGCAGCCTTTATGGAAGAAATATA harbors:
- a CDS encoding lysophospholipid acyltransferase family protein, which translates into the protein MIKLFWYSYFGIYLLIKSIVTKIDLLFLTKKSQEAIDECVYKRSKEISDHLLKKSKTISIVKGKGNIPQGPCVFVSNHQAIFDCFLIYSNVCRLSGFIAKKEIEKYPLVSNWLNVMHSVYIDRKNVREGMKAINKGIENLKSGYSIIIFPEGTRSLESKMGEFKKGSMKLAIKANVPIVPITVDGTYKVLEVGNKVRGNEVKIMIHEPVYVDKLSEEEKKNLSNILHDIVENGLKDLRV